One genomic segment of Pedosphaera parvula Ellin514 includes these proteins:
- a CDS encoding YoaK family protein produces the protein MINKLPRWVWIGGSILAFIAGMINAVGYMGFRHQAVTHLTGTTTLLGIAIATGEGGTAVSLFAVAASFLAGSIFSGILIQDSTLKLGGRYGVALLIESLLLFAAVPLLNRSNPLGDYLASSACGLQNGMASTYSGAVLRTTHVSGIFTDLGIFIGHYIRRIPVDRRRILLYLILLCSFFFGGGAGASAFKYFKYNTLFFPAVLTGFTGLGYAVYRRYLHKFQNQSRPG, from the coding sequence ATGATTAACAAGTTGCCGCGCTGGGTCTGGATAGGCGGGTCGATTCTGGCATTCATTGCCGGGATGATCAACGCGGTTGGCTACATGGGCTTCAGACATCAGGCAGTCACTCATCTGACCGGTACCACCACCCTCCTGGGTATAGCAATCGCAACTGGCGAAGGCGGCACAGCCGTGAGCTTATTCGCAGTGGCAGCTTCTTTTCTTGCGGGAAGCATCTTCAGCGGAATTCTAATCCAGGACAGCACACTAAAGCTTGGCGGAAGGTATGGGGTGGCGCTGCTGATTGAATCCCTGTTGCTCTTTGCAGCCGTTCCGCTTTTGAATCGGTCGAACCCGCTGGGAGACTATCTTGCTTCGAGCGCCTGCGGGCTACAAAATGGCATGGCCAGCACTTACAGCGGGGCTGTGCTGCGTACGACTCATGTGTCCGGCATATTTACGGATTTGGGGATTTTTATTGGCCATTACATCCGCCGTATCCCGGTGGATAGGCGGAGGATTCTGTTGTACCTGATCCTGCTCTGTTCCTTTTTTTTCGGTGGTGGGGCGGGAGCATCCGCTTTCAAATATTTCAAATATAACACTTTGTTTTTTCCTGCCGTGTTGACGGGGTTTACCGGATTGGGTTATGCGGTTTACCGTCGTTACCTCCATAAATTTCAGAACCAGTCACGACCAGGTTAA
- a CDS encoding uracil-DNA glycosylase: protein MSDAYNQLLEAAIQHLQGLKARGVRFVSVQPEGLTALANGPRPSSPAPAPARMVPSPAPAVRQAVVAPVPAPVEIPAVKPAALFPISPAETPITVAPLSPEAKVAAFADLRSRAMSCVKCAHLAASRKNVVFGVGSIDAQLMFVGEAPGADEDEQGEPFVGKAGQLLTKIIQTMGLQRGDVYIANILKCRPDTPGQSAGNRKPTSEEMATCIPYLHEQIDLIRPKVLVALGATAVEGLLGKTVGITKLRGTWNTYRGIPLMPTYHPAYLLRNQAMSEKRRVWEDMLAVMEKLGMPISEKQHGFFLKG, encoded by the coding sequence ATGTCAGATGCGTATAACCAATTGCTCGAGGCAGCGATCCAGCACCTCCAGGGATTAAAAGCCCGGGGTGTGCGGTTTGTTTCGGTGCAACCGGAAGGTTTGACAGCATTGGCCAATGGTCCGCGTCCGTCCAGTCCCGCGCCTGCGCCGGCAAGGATGGTCCCCTCCCCTGCTCCGGCCGTCAGGCAAGCCGTTGTTGCACCTGTGCCCGCGCCAGTGGAAATACCCGCAGTTAAACCAGCAGCTCTTTTCCCGATATCTCCGGCAGAAACTCCGATCACTGTTGCGCCACTTTCTCCTGAAGCCAAGGTTGCTGCTTTTGCTGACCTCCGCAGTCGCGCAATGAGTTGCGTCAAATGCGCGCATTTGGCTGCCTCGCGAAAGAATGTTGTTTTTGGAGTCGGCAGCATTGATGCCCAATTGATGTTTGTGGGTGAGGCGCCGGGAGCGGACGAAGACGAACAGGGTGAACCGTTCGTCGGCAAGGCCGGCCAGTTGCTGACGAAGATTATTCAGACGATGGGCTTGCAACGCGGCGATGTGTACATTGCCAATATCTTGAAATGCCGTCCCGACACGCCGGGTCAGAGCGCGGGAAATCGCAAACCGACTTCAGAGGAAATGGCGACCTGTATTCCCTACCTGCACGAACAGATTGATTTGATTCGACCGAAAGTGTTGGTGGCTTTGGGCGCGACCGCCGTGGAAGGCTTGCTGGGAAAGACGGTCGGCATTACCAAGTTGCGCGGCACCTGGAACACGTATCGTGGCATTCCATTGATGCCGACATATCATCCGGCGTATCTGTTGCGCAACCAGGCCATGAGTGAAAAGCGCAGAGTGTGGGAAGATATGCTGGCGGTCATGGAGAAGCTGGGGATGCCGATCAGTGAAAAGCAGCACGGTTTCTTCCTCAAGGGGTAG
- a CDS encoding DedA family protein: MKALIGSLMTWYMAQLESWKYPLIVLMMAAESTILPLPSELIIPPAAHLAYTKGNMSVIGIVLAGTFGSWLGATIMYWVARIGGRPLLMRYGRYAMISPEKIEGAERWATKFGAMGIFVSRLLPVVRHLIGIPAGIVRMDYKLFSLFTILGSGIWCAILCWLGIRMGEDKELMRGEYHRIALWVAGIMLVLGGIYYFFVHRHMKQSPAKK; the protein is encoded by the coding sequence TTGAAAGCACTAATTGGTTCATTGATGACCTGGTACATGGCGCAGTTGGAAAGCTGGAAGTATCCACTGATCGTCCTGATGATGGCGGCTGAAAGCACCATCCTGCCTTTGCCGAGCGAGCTCATCATACCACCGGCGGCACATCTGGCTTATACCAAGGGCAACATGAGTGTGATCGGCATTGTGCTGGCCGGAACCTTCGGGTCGTGGCTGGGAGCTACCATCATGTATTGGGTGGCGCGAATCGGTGGCCGTCCACTATTGATGCGGTATGGACGTTACGCTATGATTTCGCCGGAGAAGATTGAAGGGGCGGAACGTTGGGCGACCAAGTTCGGGGCCATGGGTATTTTTGTTTCGCGATTGCTGCCAGTGGTCCGTCATTTGATTGGAATTCCAGCAGGTATCGTTCGGATGGATTACAAGCTGTTCTCGCTTTTTACCATTCTCGGTTCGGGAATCTGGTGCGCCATTCTCTGCTGGTTGGGCATCAGGATGGGAGAAGATAAAGAATTGATGCGCGGAGAATATCATCGCATCGCACTATGGGTTGCCGGAATCATGCTCGTGCTCGGCGGCATCTACTACTTCTTCGTGCATCGTCACATGAAGCAAAGCCCGGCAAAAAAGTAA